The region TTGTTCTTGGCTTCGAAGATGCCAGTGCGCTGCATGATTTGGCCAGAAGTTTGATTCTGGCCAAATTCTAGGATATTCGTGCCAGATTTTCAAGTCTGGCCAGAATCGTCCTCAGTCCGCTCGGTAGTTCGGGGCTTCCTTGGTGATCTGCACGTCGTGGACGTGGCTCTCGCGGATGCCGGCGGCCGTGATTTCCACGAATTCCGCCTTGTTGCGCATTTCCTCGATCGTGGCGCAACCGCAATAGCCCATGCTGGCTCGGACGCCGCCGGCCATCTGGAACACGATGGAGACCAGCGAGCCCTTGTACGGCACGCGTCCCTCGATGCCTTCCGGCACCAGCTTGTCCGCATTCGGGTTGCCCGTGGAGGATTCCTGGAAATAGCGGTCCGCGCTGCCTTGCTGCATGGCGCCGATGGAGCCCATCCCGCGATAGCTCTTGTAGCTGCGGCCCTGGAACAGGACGATTTCGCCCGGTGCTTCCTCGGTGCCGGCGAACATGCCGCCCATCATCACCGTGCTGGCGCCGGCCGCGATGGCCTTGGAGATGTCGCCCGAATAGCGGATACCGCCGTCGGCGATCAGCGGGACGCCGCTGCCCTTGAGCGCGGTGGCGACATTGTCGATGGCCATGATCTGCGGCACGCCGACGCCGGCGACGATGCGCGTCGTGCAAATGGAGCCCGGGCCGATGCCGACCTTGACCGCATCCGCTCCCACTTCCGCCAGTGCCAGCGCCGCGGCGCCCGTGGCGATGTTGCCGCCGATCACATCCACTTGCGGATAGTTCTGCTTGACCCAGCGCACGCGCTCGATCACGCCCTTGCTGTGGCCGTGCGCGGTGTCGACCACGATCGCGTCCACGCCGGCCTTGACCAAGGCTTCGACGCGTTCCTCGGTGCCCTCACCGACGCCCACGGCCGCGCCCACTCGCAAGCGCCCCGCGCTGTCGCGCGCGGCGTTGGGAAAGCTGGTCTGCTTGAAGATGTCCTTGACGGTGATCAGGCCTTTGAGCTCGAACGCATCGTTGATCACGAGCAGGCGCTCCAGCTTGTGCTTGTTCAGCAGCGCCTTCGCCTCGGAGGCGCTCGTCCCCTCGCGCACCGTGATGAGCTTCTCGCGGGGCGTCATGATTTGGCTCACGGGGACGTCGTAGCGCGTCTCGAAGCGCAGGTCCCGCCCGGTCACGATGCCAACAACCTTGCCGCCGTCGATCACCGGGAAGCCCGAGATTCCCAGCTGCTCGGACATCGCCGAGACCTGGCGCACCGTATGTTCGGGGGTGATCACCACCGGGTCGCGGAGAACCCCGGACTCGTAGCGCTTCACGCGCGCCACTTCGGCGGCTTGCTGCTTCGGGGTGAGGTTCTTGTGGACGATGCCGATGCCGCCTTCCTGCGCAATGGCGATCGCGAGGCGCGCTTCCGTGACCGTGTCCATGGCGGCGGACACCAGCGGCAGGTTCAGGGTGATGTTGCGGGAGAGACGGGTCGCGAGGGAGGTGTCCTTGGGCAGGACCTGGGAGAACGCGGGCACCAGCAACACATCGTCGAAGGTGAGCGCTTTTCCTAAGAGGCGCATGTCAAAGCTCCAAAAAACGGATTGTACTCGTGTCCCCTCGGTACTAACCCTGTGCGGGCGGCGAATCCCTTCGTGACCAAGTGCGCACAGGCGCGCGCGCCCCTGTAGCGCACACGTGGGCCCGGGCGCTACACTCGCGCCATGAAACCGATTCGCGCCTGCCTCCTCACCCTCGCCTGCCTCGTGCCCGTCGCGGGCATGGCGCAGTGGCAATGGATCGACAAGGACGGCCGCAAGGTCTTCAGCGACCAGGCGCCACCACCCGACCTGCCTGCCAAGAACATCCTGCGCGCACCGTCGGGCGTGAAAGGCAAATCGATTTCGATGGTGCCCACGGAGCCAGCATCCGCGGCTTCGGCGGCCACCCCCCCCAAGCCGCCCGCTCCGCAGCTGAGTGGCAAGGACAAGGAGCTCGAGGCGAAAAAGAAGGCCGCCGAATCCGCGGAGGCGGACAAGAAGAAGGCGCAGGAGGAAGAACTCGCGCGCATGCGCGCCGATAACTGCGCGCGGGCCAAGCGTTCCAAGCAGGCTTTCGATTCGGGCGTTCGCATCTCGCGCATGAACGCCAAAGGCGAGCAGGAATATCTCGATGACGCCCAGCGCGCCGCGGAAGCCAAGCGACTCGACGGCGTGATCGCCAGCGACTGCAAGGCCGCCTCCTGACCTTCGTTCAGTAGCCGGCCTTCGCGCCCGCGCGCTTGCGGGCAAACAGCCCCGCCGCGCGGGCTCCCTGCTTGCGGAACCGCTCGCGCCTCGCGAGCTTCGGATCGACGCCAAGAGGCCGGTAGATCTCCACGCGGTCCGCGTCCCGCAAGGCTTGCTGCGGCGGCACCTTGCGGCCCCAAATCCCCAGGGACAATTCCTGCGGCAGCTCAGGAAACTCTTCGCGCAGGCCACTGGCTTCGATGGCCTGGCCCACGGTCGCGCCCTGGGCCAAGTGCAGCGACCATTCCCGCACTTGCCGCGGCCCCGCCGAATACACGAGGGTCACCGCGAAGAAGGACGACTCAGCCATAGACCTGCTCCGCGCGCTTGACGAAAGCATCGACCAGGCTCCCCGCGATCTTGTCGAAGACCGGTCCGACGAGCGCGCCCAAGGCTGCGTTGTCGAAACCGTAGCGCATGTCCAGCTCGACCTTGCAGGCCCGCTGGCCCTCACCCAGCGGGACAAAGCGCCATTCCCCATCCAGCTGCGAAAACGGGCCATCGACCAGCTTCATGCGCACCTTGCGGCCGGCTTCATGATCGTTTCGGGTCGTGAACTTCTGGTGGATGCCGCCGAAGGAAATGCCGATTTCGGCCCGCATGCCCTGTGCATCCTGCTCCAGCACCTTCGACTGGTCGCACCACGGCAGGAACTCGGGATAGCGGGCGACGTCCGTCACCAGCGCGAACATTTCCTCGGCGCTGTACCAGATGAGGACGGATTTGTGGACGGTTTTCATAGAGAATGCGGGGCCGCGCGGGCATTGTAGTGACGACACGCTGTCACCCTTGCACTGCGCCGGGCCGCCCCAAGCTGTGCAAAGCCCCCTTCGGGGCAGGCTCGATTATCGAGCCGTGGGGGTTAACAATCTGTCAGTGAATGGCCAAAAAACCCGACACCGCGAGTCGCATCGCCGACAACAAGAAAGCTGCCTTCAATTATTTCTTCGAGGAGAAATACGAGGCCGGCATGGTGCTGCAAGGCTGGGAAGTGAAGGCGCTGCGCGAAGGCAAGGTCCAGCTGACCGACGGGTATGTCGTCGTGAAGGATGGCGAGCTGTACGTGATCGGCTGCCAGATCAACCCGTTGCGCAGCGCGTCCACCCACGTGAGTCCCGATGCCGTCCGAACCAAGAAGCTGCTGTTGCACAAGGAAGAGATCAAGCGCCTCGTCGGCAAGGTCGAGCAGAAGGGCTACACCCTCGTGCCGCTGAACCTGCACTGGAAGGACGGCAAGGTCAAATGCGAGATCGCGCTGGCCAAGGGCAAGGCCGAACATGACAAGCGCTCCACCATCAAGGACCGCGAAGGCAAGCGCGAAGTCGAACGCGCGATGAAATCGCGCACGCGCTGAGATTCAGGCGCGGCGTCGCCAGCCCACGACCTCGTTCGCGACCAGCGCACCCATCACCAGCAGGCCGCCCGTCAGCACGTTCGTGCCCGGCACCTCGCCCGCGCCCGCCCAGGCCAGCAGGATCCCGAAGATCACTTCGAGCAGCGCCAGCAAGGAAACTTCCGGAGCCTCGAGCACGCGCGCGCACACGACGGAAAGTGCGCAGGGAATGGCGAGTTGCACCAGCCCCAGCAACCCCAGAAGACCGAGGTCGTGCACGGAAGCCTGGAAGGGGATCGCAAGCGGCAAGGTCACCAGCGATGAAATCACGGCGCCGACCAGAACGGAGGGCACGAGATCGACGTTTTCGCCACGAGCGTGCGAGCGCTGGGTGACGGTCCAGTTGATGGCGGCCGCGAGTGGAACGCACAGCGCCACGAGCGTACCGGCGAGAGAGCCCGCGGAAACGTCCGCGACATACATCCAGGCGATCCCGCCGCCCGCGACGGCGATGGCCACCCAGGTGCGCACGGGAATGCGGTGCCCGATGAAGATGCGCGCGATCAGCGCCGTGAGGAAGGGCCCGAGCGACATCGTCACCAGCACATTCGCCACCGATGTCATCGTGAGCGCCATCATGAACGCGGTGAACATGACGCTCCAGCACAGTCCGGAAAGCCAGAAGGCGCCCCTGCCGTGCCGGATGCGCGAAAAGACCTCCCGCCCCTGGAAGAAGGGCAGGATCACCAGCAGCGACAGCACCGTGAAGAAGCTTCGCCAGAAGGTGATCTCGAAGCCGCGCGCCTGCTCCAGGTGGCGCGTGGTCACGCCCGCGATCGACCACATCAGGGTCACCGCGACCATGCCGAGCACGGCCTGTCCGTGGGAAAGCTTCCTCACCTCACCGCTGCCGGGCCGTTCTCAGGCCGCGACTTCGCGCGATGCGCGCTTGCGCTCGTGCTCTTTCAGGTGGCGCTTGCGCAGGCGGATCGACTTGGGTGTGATCTCGACCAGTTCGTCGTCCTCGATGAACTCGACGCCGTATTCCAGCGTGACCATGATGGGCGGCGTGATCTTGATCGCGTCTTCCTTGCCGCTCACGCGGAAGTTGGTGAGCTGCTTGGTGCGGGTCGCGTTGACGACGAGGTCGTTGTCGCGGCTGTGGATGCCGACGATCATGCCTTCGTATACCGGGTCGTTCGCGCGCACGAACATGCGGCCGCGATCGTCCAGCTTGCCCAGGGCATAGTTGAAGATCTCGCCGTCGTCCATGGAGATCAGCACGCCGTTCTTGCGGCCGCCGATCTCGCCCTTGTGCGCTTCGTAGCTGTCGAAGATGTTGGAAATCAGGCCCGAGCCGCGCGTCAGGTTCAGGAACTCGTTCGTGAAGCCGATCAGGCCCCGCGCCGGGATGCGGTATTCGAGGCGCACGCGGCCCCGGCCGTCCGGGTCCATGTTCACGAGGTCGCCCTTGCGCTCGCCCAGGGCCTGCATCACGCCGCCCTGGTGCTGCTCTTCGATGTCCACGGTCACGAGCTCGATCGGCTCGTGCTTCTCGCCGTTGACCGTTTTGAAGACGACGCGGGGCTTGGAGACGGCGAGCTCGTAGCCCTCGCGCCGCATGTTTTCCAGCAGGATGGTCAGGTGCAGTTCGCCACGGCCCATCACCTCGAAGATGCCTTCCTCGTCGGTTTCCGCGACTTTCAGCGCCACGTTGTGCTGCAGTTCCTTCTGCAGGCGGTCCCAGATCTGGCGGCTGGTCACGTACTTGCCCTCTCTTCCGGCCAGGGGGCTGGTGTTGACGCAGAAGTTCATGGTCAGCGTGGGCTCGTCCACCTTCAGCATGGGCAGCGGCGCGGGGTTCACGGGGTCCGTGACGGTCACGCCGATGCCGATGTCCGCGATGCCGTTGATCAGCACGATTTCGCCGGGTCCGGCTTCGGTCACCTGCACGCGCTCCAGACCCTGGAAGGTCAGCACCTGGTTGACGCGACCCTTGATGGCCGAACCTTCCGGGCCTTCCAACACGAGCACGTCCATCCCGGGCTTGACCGTGCCCGAGTGGATGCGGCCGACGCCGATGCGGCCGACGAAGGTGGAGAAATCCAGCGCGGAGATCTGCAGCTGCAGAGGCGCCTGCGGATCGCCCTCGTGCGGCGGCACGTGCGCGAGGATGGTGTCGAAGAGCGCCGACATGTCGGGGCCCCACTGCTCGCCCTGCGCGCCTTCGTCCATGGAGCTCCAGCCGTTGATGCCCGAGGCATAGACCACGGGGAAATCGAGCTGCTCGTCGGTCGCGCCCAGCTTGTCGAACAGGTCGAAAGCCGCGTCGACGACGTATTGCGGACGCGCGCCCGGCTTGTCCACCTTGTTTACGACGAGGATGGGACGCAGGCCCAGGGCCAGCGCCTTCTTGGTCACGAAGCGCGTCTGCGGCATCGGGCCTTCCTGCGCGTCGATCAGCAGCACGACGCCGTCCACCATCGACAGCGCACGCTCCACTTCGCCGCCGAAGTCCGCGTGGCCGGGGGTGTCGACGATGTTGATGTGCGTCCCCTTCCAGCTCACCGCGCAGTTTTTTGCCAGGATGGTGATGCCGCGTTCGCGCTCGATGGCGTTGTTGTCCATCACGGTGTCGACCACCTTTTCGTGTTCGGCGAAGGTGCCGGACTGGCGAAGGAGCTGGTCGACCATGGTGGTCTTGCCGTGGTCGACGTGCGCGATGATCGCGATGTTGCGGATTTGCTTGTTGGTCATGTGTTGCTTTCCAGAATCTGTTCGACTTCGGGCGGGCTCAGGAGCCTGCCCGGAATGAGTTCGCCGCCCTTCGCGTGGGCGGTGCCAAGAAGCGCGCGGGGACTGTCGCCGTAGACGGCCACCTGCTCGGCATCCAGCCAATCGCCGCGCCGGCGCAGCCCGCTCAGGAATCGTCCGGCATTGTCCGGATCGAGGGTGACATGGGTATGTCCTTCGAGCAGCGAATCCACGGGCAACAGGGCCGAGACGCGCGCGCCCTCGTCCATCGCCTCGAACGCGTCGAGCGTGACGCACCGGGCGATCTCGAATTGCCCTGTCGCAGTCCGCCGCAGCGAGGTGAGGTGTCCGCCGCAGCCGAGCGCTGCGCCGATGTCCTCGCCCAGCGTGCGGATGTACGTGCCCTTGCTGACGCGTGCGACCATGCGCAGCTCGCTCGGGCCGGAGGGAGCCAGCGACAAGTCGTGGATCACCACGTTGCGCGCTTCGCGCTCCACTTCCTCGCCCGCCCGTGCGTACTCGTACAGTGCCTTGCCATCTTTCTTCAATGCGCTGTGCATCGGTGGGATTTGTCGTTGCGCACCGCTGAAACGCTGCACGAGCTGTGCCAGCGCCGCGGCGTCGATGGCGGGAACTTCCCGCTGTTCGATGACGTCGCCCTCGGCATCCCCGGTGGATGTCTTCACGCCCAACCGGATGGTGGCTTCGTAGGTCTTGTCCGCTTCGAGCTGCAGCTGGCTGAATTTGGTCGCGGCGCCGAAGCAAAGCGGCAGCACGCCGGTGGCCAGCGGATCGAGCGTGCCCGTGTGGCCGGCCTTCTCGGCGCGCAGCAGCCATTTGCACTTCTGCAAGGCATTGTTGCTGGATAGACCCAGCGGTTTGTCGAGCAACAACACCCCATGCACAGGGCGCCGCTGCACCCTGGTGCGTGGCGCGTTCATGGCTAGTCCTCTTTGGCGCGGGAGGAAACCGCCTTGGCGATCAAGGCGTTCATGTCCGCCGCGCGTTCGGTCGTGCGGTCGAACTGGAAGTGCAGCGTCGGCACGGTGTGGATGTGCAAACGCTTGAACAGGCCGTTGCGCAGGAATCCCGCGGCCTGGTTCAACGCCAGCTCGCATTCCGCGGGGTCGCCCACGAGCACGCTGAAGAAGACCTTCGCGTGCGCGTAGTCGGGCGTGACTTCCACCGCCTGGATCGTCACCATGCCCACGCGAGGGTCCTTCAGCTCGCGCGCGATCAACTCCGTCAGATCGCGCTGGATCTGATCGGCGACCTTGAAGGCGCGGTTGGGCGTGGTGGCAGCTTTACGGACCATATTTGCAGAAGGTCGGACCGCCGCAGGCGGTCCGTTGACCCGTCATAACGTACGGGCGATTTCCTTGATCTCGAAGAACTCCAGCTGATCGCCTTCCTTGATGTCGTTGTAGTTCTTCAGCTTGATACCGCACTCGAAGCCTTCCTTGACCTCGCGCACGTCGTCCTTCATCCGCTTGATCGAATCGACCTCGCCCGTGTAGACCACGACGTTGTCGCGCAGCAGGCGGAAGTGCGCCGAGCGGTTGACCGCGCCCGAGGTGACCATGCAACCCGCGACGGTGCCGATCTTGGACGCGACGAACACGGTGCGGACTTCCGCGGTACCGATGACTTCCTCGCGCTTTTCCGGCGCCAGCATGCCCGACATCGCAACCTTCAGTTCGTCCACGGCGTCGTAGATGATGCTGTAGTAGCGAATGTCCACGCCGTTGCTCTCGGCAAGCTTGCGCGCGCCGGCATCGGCCCGCACGTTGAAGCCGATGATCACGGCCTTGGAGGCGATCGCCAGGTTGATGTCGGACTCGCTGATGCCGCCCACCGCGGAATACACCAGTTGCACCTTGACCTCGTCGGTGGAGAGCTTGAGCAGCGACTGCCCCAGCGCCTCCTGCGAGCCCTGCACGTCGGCCTTGATGATGATCGGAACCATCTTCACCTCGCCGGCGGTCATGTCGGTGAACATGTTCTCCAGCTTGGACGCCTGCTGGCGGGCCAGCTTGGTATTGCGGAACTTGCCTGCGCGGTAGGTCGCGATTTCGCGCGCGCGGCGCTCGTCGGTCAGCACCATGAACTCGTCGCCGGCCTGCGGCACTTCGGTCAGGCCCTGGATTTCCACGGGGATCGAGGGTCCGGCGGACTTGATCGACTTTCCGTTTTCATCCAGCATGGCGCGCACGCGGCCGAACGTCTGGCCCGCGAGCACCACGTCGCCGGTGTTCAACGTGCCCGACTGGACCAGCACGGTCGCCACGGGGCCGCGCCCCTTGTCCAGCTGCGCCTCGATCACGAGGCCCTTGGCCATCGCGGCGACCGGGGCCTTGAGCTCCAGCACTTCGGCCTGCAACAGCACCTGTTCGAGCAGCGCGTCGATGCCAGCGCCCGTTTTCGCGGACACAGGCACGAACGGCGACTCGCCGCCGTATTCCTCTGGCACCACCTCTTCGGCCACCAGTTCCTGCTTCACGCGGTCGAGGTTGGCATCGGGCTTGTCGATCTTGTTGATCGCGACCACGATGGGCACGCCGGCCGCCTTCGCGTGCTTGATGGCTTCCTTGGTCTGCGGCATGACGCCGTCGTCCGCGGCCACGACCAGGATCACGATGTCCGTCGCCTGCGCACCGCGGGCGCGCATGGCGGTGAACGCCTCGTGGCCCGGGGTGTCCAGGAAGGAGATCATCCCGCGCGGCGTTTCGACGTGGTAGGCGCCGATGTGCTGCGTGATGCCGCCCGCCTCGCCCGAGGCGACCTTGGCGCGGCGGATGTAGTCCAGCAGCGAGGTCTTTCCGTGGTCAACGTGACCCATCACTGTGACGACCGGCGCGCGCGGCAGGGCCTCGCCCTCGGCGGCACCGACGTCCTGCTCGGTGAAGGCCTCCGGATCGTCCAGCGCGGCGGTGACCGCCTTGTGGCCCATTTCCTCGACGACGATCATCGCGGTGTCCTGGTCCAGCGGCTGGTTGATGGTGACCATCTGGCCCATCTTCATCAGCGCCTTGATCACTTCACCGGCCTTCACCGCCATCTTGTGCGCGAGTTCCGCGACCGTGATGGTCTCGGGCACGTGCACTTCGATGACGCGGGCTTCGACCGGTGCGGCTTGCGACTGGTCGTCGCCCCCGCGGTGGTCGCGGCTGTCGCGGCGGCCTCGTGGCCCGCCGCGCCAGCTGTTGCGGCCCACGCCGCCGGTGCTGTCGCCACGGGTCTTGATTTCCTTCTTCTTGGCAGGATCGCCGGCCCAGCTGGACGACAGCTTGGCGGATTTGACTTCCTTGCCAGCACCGCCGGGTGCCGCCGGCGCGGCGCCGGGCGCGGGCGGGCGGCCCGTGCCGGTGCCGACCGCGGGCTTGTGCAACGTGCCCTTGGCGCCCGGCTTGGCCGGGTCGGCCTTGGCCACCGGCTTCACGGGTTCGGGTGCCTTATGGGGCACCAGGACCTTCTTGGGGGCCGACATCATCTGGCGAATGGCGGCCGCTTCAGCCTCGGCCTTGCGGCGGCGCTCGCCCAGGTCGGCGGCGCGCGCGGCTTCCTCGTCGGCCCGGGCCTTCGATTCGGCAGCGGCCTTCTCGCGGGCTTCGGTTTGCGCCTTGGCGACGGCCGTGGCGGCTTCGTCCACGACAGCCTTCGCGGCTGACTTCGGCTGCGCACCGGTCTCGGCCTTCGCAGCTTCGGCCTGCTGGGCGGCAGCGGCCTTCTCGGCGACGTCGCGTTCGCGCGCTTCCGCCTCCTCGCGCAGGCGGCGCTTCTCGGCGAGTTCTTCCTCCTGGCGGCGGATGAATTCGGCCTGGCGGCGCGCCTCTTCCTCGCGGCGGGTCAATTCCGCTTCGTCGATCTGGTGGGCGACGGGCTCCTGCACCTCCGGTTCGGGCGCCTCGACGACAGCCGTGTCGGAGCCTTCGTCACGCTTGACGAAGGTGCGCTTCTTGCGCACCTCGACCTGGATGGTGCGGGCCTTGCCGCTCGAGTCGGCCTGCTTGATCTCACTGGTGGATTTCTTCACCAGCGTGATCTTCTTGCGCTCGGGCGTGGCGGTGCCGTGGCTGGCCTGCAGGTAGCCGAGCAGCTTCTGCTTGTCGGCTTCGCTCAGGGCGTCGGACGGGGCCGATTTGGCCACGCCCGCGCTGCGAAGTTGTTCAAGCAAGGTGTCGGTCGATTTCTTGAGTTCGCTGGCGAACTCGGCGACGGTAGTACTGGACATG is a window of Caenimonas aquaedulcis DNA encoding:
- the guaB gene encoding IMP dehydrogenase, producing the protein MRLLGKALTFDDVLLVPAFSQVLPKDTSLATRLSRNITLNLPLVSAAMDTVTEARLAIAIAQEGGIGIVHKNLTPKQQAAEVARVKRYESGVLRDPVVITPEHTVRQVSAMSEQLGISGFPVIDGGKVVGIVTGRDLRFETRYDVPVSQIMTPREKLITVREGTSASEAKALLNKHKLERLLVINDAFELKGLITVKDIFKQTSFPNAARDSAGRLRVGAAVGVGEGTEERVEALVKAGVDAIVVDTAHGHSKGVIERVRWVKQNYPQVDVIGGNIATGAAALALAEVGADAVKVGIGPGSICTTRIVAGVGVPQIMAIDNVATALKGSGVPLIADGGIRYSGDISKAIAAGASTVMMGGMFAGTEEAPGEIVLFQGRSYKSYRGMGSIGAMQQGSADRYFQESSTGNPNADKLVPEGIEGRVPYKGSLVSIVFQMAGGVRASMGYCGCATIEEMRNKAEFVEITAAGIRESHVHDVQITKEAPNYRAD
- the rbfA gene encoding 30S ribosome-binding factor RbfA gives rise to the protein MVRKAATTPNRAFKVADQIQRDLTELIARELKDPRVGMVTIQAVEVTPDYAHAKVFFSVLVGDPAECELALNQAAGFLRNGLFKRLHIHTVPTLHFQFDRTTERAADMNALIAKAVSSRAKED
- a CDS encoding DMT family transporter translates to MVAVTLMWSIAGVTTRHLEQARGFEITFWRSFFTVLSLLVILPFFQGREVFSRIRHGRGAFWLSGLCWSVMFTAFMMALTMTSVANVLVTMSLGPFLTALIARIFIGHRIPVRTWVAIAVAGGGIAWMYVADVSAGSLAGTLVALCVPLAAAINWTVTQRSHARGENVDLVPSVLVGAVISSLVTLPLAIPFQASVHDLGLLGLLGLVQLAIPCALSVVCARVLEAPEVSLLALLEVIFGILLAWAGAGEVPGTNVLTGGLLVMGALVANEVVGWRRRA
- the typA gene encoding translational GTPase TypA — translated: MTNKQIRNIAIIAHVDHGKTTMVDQLLRQSGTFAEHEKVVDTVMDNNAIERERGITILAKNCAVSWKGTHINIVDTPGHADFGGEVERALSMVDGVVLLIDAQEGPMPQTRFVTKKALALGLRPILVVNKVDKPGARPQYVVDAAFDLFDKLGATDEQLDFPVVYASGINGWSSMDEGAQGEQWGPDMSALFDTILAHVPPHEGDPQAPLQLQISALDFSTFVGRIGVGRIHSGTVKPGMDVLVLEGPEGSAIKGRVNQVLTFQGLERVQVTEAGPGEIVLINGIADIGIGVTVTDPVNPAPLPMLKVDEPTLTMNFCVNTSPLAGREGKYVTSRQIWDRLQKELQHNVALKVAETDEEGIFEVMGRGELHLTILLENMRREGYELAVSKPRVVFKTVNGEKHEPIELVTVDIEEQHQGGVMQALGERKGDLVNMDPDGRGRVRLEYRIPARGLIGFTNEFLNLTRGSGLISNIFDSYEAHKGEIGGRKNGVLISMDDGEIFNYALGKLDDRGRMFVRANDPVYEGMIVGIHSRDNDLVVNATRTKQLTNFRVSGKEDAIKITPPIMVTLEYGVEFIEDDELVEITPKSIRLRKRHLKEHERKRASREVAA
- a CDS encoding RnfH family protein translates to MAESSFFAVTLVYSAGPRQVREWSLHLAQGATVGQAIEASGLREEFPELPQELSLGIWGRKVPPQQALRDADRVEIYRPLGVDPKLARRERFRKQGARAAGLFARKRAGAKAGY
- the infB gene encoding translation initiation factor IF-2; the protein is MSSTTVAEFASELKKSTDTLLEQLRSAGVAKSAPSDALSEADKQKLLGYLQASHGTATPERKKITLVKKSTSEIKQADSSGKARTIQVEVRKKRTFVKRDEGSDTAVVEAPEPEVQEPVAHQIDEAELTRREEEARRQAEFIRRQEEELAEKRRLREEAEARERDVAEKAAAAQQAEAAKAETGAQPKSAAKAVVDEAATAVAKAQTEAREKAAAESKARADEEAARAADLGERRRKAEAEAAAIRQMMSAPKKVLVPHKAPEPVKPVAKADPAKPGAKGTLHKPAVGTGTGRPPAPGAAPAAPGGAGKEVKSAKLSSSWAGDPAKKKEIKTRGDSTGGVGRNSWRGGPRGRRDSRDHRGGDDQSQAAPVEARVIEVHVPETITVAELAHKMAVKAGEVIKALMKMGQMVTINQPLDQDTAMIVVEEMGHKAVTAALDDPEAFTEQDVGAAEGEALPRAPVVTVMGHVDHGKTSLLDYIRRAKVASGEAGGITQHIGAYHVETPRGMISFLDTPGHEAFTAMRARGAQATDIVILVVAADDGVMPQTKEAIKHAKAAGVPIVVAINKIDKPDANLDRVKQELVAEEVVPEEYGGESPFVPVSAKTGAGIDALLEQVLLQAEVLELKAPVAAMAKGLVIEAQLDKGRGPVATVLVQSGTLNTGDVVLAGQTFGRVRAMLDENGKSIKSAGPSIPVEIQGLTEVPQAGDEFMVLTDERRAREIATYRAGKFRNTKLARQQASKLENMFTDMTAGEVKMVPIIIKADVQGSQEALGQSLLKLSTDEVKVQLVYSAVGGISESDINLAIASKAVIIGFNVRADAGARKLAESNGVDIRYYSIIYDAVDELKVAMSGMLAPEKREEVIGTAEVRTVFVASKIGTVAGCMVTSGAVNRSAHFRLLRDNVVVYTGEVDSIKRMKDDVREVKEGFECGIKLKNYNDIKEGDQLEFFEIKEIARTL
- a CDS encoding DUF4124 domain-containing protein, whose product is MKPIRACLLTLACLVPVAGMAQWQWIDKDGRKVFSDQAPPPDLPAKNILRAPSGVKGKSISMVPTEPASAASAATPPKPPAPQLSGKDKELEAKKKAAESAEADKKKAQEEELARMRADNCARAKRSKQAFDSGVRISRMNAKGEQEYLDDAQRAAEAKRLDGVIASDCKAAS
- the smpB gene encoding SsrA-binding protein SmpB, translating into MAKKPDTASRIADNKKAAFNYFFEEKYEAGMVLQGWEVKALREGKVQLTDGYVVVKDGELYVIGCQINPLRSASTHVSPDAVRTKKLLLHKEEIKRLVGKVEQKGYTLVPLNLHWKDGKVKCEIALAKGKAEHDKRSTIKDREGKREVERAMKSRTR
- the truB gene encoding tRNA pseudouridine(55) synthase TruB, which encodes MNAPRTRVQRRPVHGVLLLDKPLGLSSNNALQKCKWLLRAEKAGHTGTLDPLATGVLPLCFGAATKFSQLQLEADKTYEATIRLGVKTSTGDAEGDVIEQREVPAIDAAALAQLVQRFSGAQRQIPPMHSALKKDGKALYEYARAGEEVEREARNVVIHDLSLAPSGPSELRMVARVSKGTYIRTLGEDIGAALGCGGHLTSLRRTATGQFEIARCVTLDAFEAMDEGARVSALLPVDSLLEGHTHVTLDPDNAGRFLSGLRRRGDWLDAEQVAVYGDSPRALLGTAHAKGGELIPGRLLSPPEVEQILESNT
- a CDS encoding type II toxin-antitoxin system RatA family toxin, which gives rise to MKTVHKSVLIWYSAEEMFALVTDVARYPEFLPWCDQSKVLEQDAQGMRAEIGISFGGIHQKFTTRNDHEAGRKVRMKLVDGPFSQLDGEWRFVPLGEGQRACKVELDMRYGFDNAALGALVGPVFDKIAGSLVDAFVKRAEQVYG